The Panicum hallii strain FIL2 chromosome 9, PHallii_v3.1, whole genome shotgun sequence genome has a window encoding:
- the LOC112878275 gene encoding protein DETOXIFICATION 40-like isoform X2, with product MGSAVETLCGQAYGAHRYEMLGFYMQRSFVLLAATGVPLAAIYVFSDRILVLLGEPARIAAAARVYVLGLIPQIFAYAANFPIQKFLQAQSIVAPSAYISAATLAAHLALSYLAVYRLGLGLLGASLVLSLSWWVVVAGQFAYIATSRRCRLTWTGFSCRAFSGLPEFLRLSAASAVMLCLETWYAQITVLIAGLLKDPEIALDSLAVCMSVAGWSFMVSVGFNAAASVRVSNELGAGHAKAASFSVKVVTAVSAAVACAIAAAVLCLRDRIGYVFTRGDDVARAASAMAPLLAVTIVLDGIQPVLSGVAVGCGWQAFVAYVNIACYYGIGIPLGCVLGFHFDLGAMGIWGGMIGGLVAQTLTLIWITLRTDWNKEVEQARMRLNKWEDKKKPLLAED from the exons ATGGGCAGCGCCGTGGAGACGCTGTGCGGGCAGGCCTACGGCGCGCACCGGTACGAGATGCTGGGCTTCTACATGCAGCGCTCCTTCGTCCTGCTCGCCGCCACCGGCGTCCCGCTCGCCGCCATCTACGTCTTCTCCGATCGGatcctcgtcctcctcggcgAGCCCGCGcggatcgccgccgccgcccgggtcTACGTCCTCGGCCTCATCCCGCAGATCTTCGCGTACGCCGCCAACTTCCCAATCCAGAAGTTCCTGCAGGCGCAGAGCATCGTGGCGCCCAGCGCCTACATCTCCGCCGCCACGCTCGCTGCGCACCTCGCCCTCAGCTACCTCGCTGTGTaccgcctcggcctcggcctcctGGGCGCGTCGCTGGTCCTCAGCCTGAGCTGGTGGGTCGTCGTCGCCGGGCAGTTCGCCTACATCGCCACGTCGCGGCGGTGCAGGCTGACCTGGACGGGGTTCTCCTGCCGGGCCTTCTCCGGCCTGCCGGAGTTTCTCCGGCTCTCCGCCGCGTCGGCAGTCATGCTCTGCCTGGAGACCTGGTACGCGCAGATCACCGTGCTCATCGCCGGGTTGCTCAAGGACCCGGAGATCGCGCTCGATTCCCTCGCGGTGTG CATGTCCGTGGCAGGATGGTCGTTCATGGTGTCGGTAGGCTTCAACGCTGCTGCGAG TGTGAGGGTGAGCAACGAGCTCGGGGCCGGGCACGCCAAGGCGGCGTCCTTCTCCGTCAAGGTGGTGACCGCGGTgtcggcggcggtggcgtgcgccatcgccgccgccgtgctgtGCCTCCGCGACCGCATCGGCTACGTCTTCACCAGGGGGGACGACGTcgcgcgcgccgcctccgccatgGCCCCGCTGCTCGCCGTCACCATCGTCCTCGACGGCATCCAGCCTGTCCTGTCAG GTGTGGCGGTTGGCTGCGGTTGGCAGGCGTTCGTGGCGTATGTGAACATCGCGTGCTACTACGGCATCGGGATCCCCCTCGGCTGCGTCCTGGGGTTTCACTTTGATCTGGGCGCCATG GGAATATGGGGTGGGATGATCGGTGGATTGGTTGCTCAGACGCTTACGCTTATCTGGATCACACTCCGTACCGATTGGAACAAAGAG GTGGAACAAGCGCGCATGAGGCTAAATAAATGGGAAGACAAGAAGAAGCCCCTATTGGCGGAAGATTGA
- the LOC112873511 gene encoding protein DETOXIFICATION 40-like → MAGRRPHELSGRLEGILADREAPWARRASRAAMIELRLLAPIAAPAVAVYVLNNVLSISTRIFSGHLGNLELAASSLGNNGIQVFAYGLMLGMALCGQAYGAHRYETLGVYMQRSFVPLAAVYAFSRPIFVLLGESPEIAAAAAVFVLGLIPQIFAYAANFPIQKFLQAQSIVAPSAYISAAALAAHLALSYLAVYRLGMGLLGASLVLSLSWWLIVAAQFAYIVTSERCRRTWTGLSCRAFSGLPEFLKLSTASAVMLCLETWYFQILMLIAGLLANPQLALDSLTVCMTLAGWVFMISIGLNAATSVRVGNELGAGHPRAAAFSLVVVTALSFVITAAMAAVFLAFRGRISYIFTEGEAVARAVSDLCPLLALTLVLSGAQPVLSGVAVGCGWQKLVAYINVGCYYFVGIPLGELLGFKFHLGAKGIWTGMLGGTCMQTVILFWTTFRTGWNKEVEEARKRLNLWEDKKQPLLVPTD, encoded by the exons atggcgggaCGTCGGCCCCATGAGCTGAGCGGCCGGCTGGAGGGCATCCTGGCCGACCGCGAGGCGCCGTGGGCCCGCCGCGCCTCCCGGGCGGCCATGATAGAGCTCCGGCTGctggcgccgatcgcggcgccGGCCGTGGCGGTGTACGTGCTCAACAACGTCCTGTCCATCTCGACGCGGATCTTCTCCGGGCACCTCGGCAACCTGGAGCTCGCGGCCTCGTCGCTCGGGAACAACGGCATCCAGGTCTTCGCCTACGGCCTCATG CTGGGCATGGCGCTGTGCGGGCAGGCCTACGGCGCGCACCGGTACGAGACGCTGGGCGTCTACATGCAGCGCTCCTTCGTCCCGCTCGCCGCCGTCTACGCCTTCTCCCGCCCGATCTTCGTCCTCCTCGGCGAGTCCCCGGAgatcgccgccgcggccgccgtctTCGTCCTCGGCCTCATCCCGCAGATCTTCGCCTACGCGGCCAACTTCCCCATCCAGAAGTTCCTGCAGGCGCAGAGCATCGTGGCGCCCAGCGCCTAcatctccgcggcggcgctcgccgcGCACCTGGCCCTCAGCTACCTCGCCGTGTACCGGCTCGGCATGGGCCTCCTGGGCGCCTCGCTCGTGCTCAGCCTCAGCTGGTGGCTCATCGTCGCCGCGCAGTTCGCGTACATCGTCACCAGCGAGCGGTGCCGCCGGACGTGGACGGGGCTCTCGTGCAGGGCATTCTCGGGCCTGCCGGAGTTCCTGAAGCTGTCGACGGCGTCCGCCGTGATGCTGTGCCTCGAGACCTGGTACTTCCAGATCCTCATGCTCATCGCCGGCCTCCTCGccaacccccagctcgccctCGATTCTCTGACAGTCTG TATGACGCTCGCCGGGTGGGTGTTCATGATCTCCATCGGGCTCAACGCCGCCACGAGCGTGCGCGTCGGGAACGAGCTCGGCGCGGGGCacccgcgggcggcggcgttctCGCTGGTGGTGGTGACGGCGCTGTCGTTCGTGATcacggcggccatggcggcggtgTTCCTCGCCTTCCGCGGCCGCATCAGCTACATCTTCACGGAGGGGGAGGCGGTGGCCCGCGCCGTCTCCGACCTCTGCCCGCTCCTC GCAC TGACGCTGGTCCTCTCGGGCGCCCAGCCCGTCCTCTCGGGCGTCGCCGTCGGCTGCGGGTGGCAGAAGCTCGTCGCATACATTAACGTCGGGTGCTACTACTTCGTCGGCATCCCTCTCGGCGAGCTCCTCGGCTTCAAGTTCCATCTCGGGGCAAAG GGAATTTGGACGGGGATGCTCGGTGGCACCTGCATGCAGACGGTTATCCTGTTCTGGACCACATTCAGGACAGGCTGGAACAAAGAG GTCGAAGAAGCCAGGAAGAGACTGAACCTGTGGGAGGACAAGAAGCAACCTCTCTTGGTTCCCACGGATTGA
- the LOC112878275 gene encoding protein DETOXIFICATION 40-like isoform X1, whose amino-acid sequence MGTAGDDQQHAPLLSPDGEGGSGSEGGAAAAPSPGEGGGGGGGGHGVSGELERILSDESAPPASRLARAARAELRLLVALAAPACAVYMINYLMSMSTRIFCGQLGTLELAAASLGNVGIQVFAYGLMLGMGSAVETLCGQAYGAHRYEMLGFYMQRSFVLLAATGVPLAAIYVFSDRILVLLGEPARIAAAARVYVLGLIPQIFAYAANFPIQKFLQAQSIVAPSAYISAATLAAHLALSYLAVYRLGLGLLGASLVLSLSWWVVVAGQFAYIATSRRCRLTWTGFSCRAFSGLPEFLRLSAASAVMLCLETWYAQITVLIAGLLKDPEIALDSLAVCMSVAGWSFMVSVGFNAAASVRVSNELGAGHAKAASFSVKVVTAVSAAVACAIAAAVLCLRDRIGYVFTRGDDVARAASAMAPLLAVTIVLDGIQPVLSGVAVGCGWQAFVAYVNIACYYGIGIPLGCVLGFHFDLGAMGIWGGMIGGLVAQTLTLIWITLRTDWNKEVEQARMRLNKWEDKKKPLLAED is encoded by the exons ATGGGCACGGCGGGCGACGACCAGCAGCACGCGCCGCTCCTGTCGCCCGACGGAGAAGGCGGCAGCGGATCGGAAGGCGGCGCCGCTGCGGCTCCGTCGCCGggagaaggtggcggcggcggcggcggcgggcacggGGTGAGCGGGGAGCTGGAGCGCATCCTGTCGGACGAGTCGGCGCCCCCTGCATCGCGgctggcgcgcgcggcgcgggcggagcTCCGGCTCCTCGTGGCGCTGGCCGCGCCGGCCTGCGCCGTGTACATGATCAACTACCTCATGTCCATGTCCACGCGCATCTTCTGCGGCCAGCTCGGAACgctcgagctcgccgccgcctctctcGGCAACGTCGGCATCCAGGTCTTCGCGTACGGCCTCATG CTGGGCATGGGCAGCGCCGTGGAGACGCTGTGCGGGCAGGCCTACGGCGCGCACCGGTACGAGATGCTGGGCTTCTACATGCAGCGCTCCTTCGTCCTGCTCGCCGCCACCGGCGTCCCGCTCGCCGCCATCTACGTCTTCTCCGATCGGatcctcgtcctcctcggcgAGCCCGCGcggatcgccgccgccgcccgggtcTACGTCCTCGGCCTCATCCCGCAGATCTTCGCGTACGCCGCCAACTTCCCAATCCAGAAGTTCCTGCAGGCGCAGAGCATCGTGGCGCCCAGCGCCTACATCTCCGCCGCCACGCTCGCTGCGCACCTCGCCCTCAGCTACCTCGCTGTGTaccgcctcggcctcggcctcctGGGCGCGTCGCTGGTCCTCAGCCTGAGCTGGTGGGTCGTCGTCGCCGGGCAGTTCGCCTACATCGCCACGTCGCGGCGGTGCAGGCTGACCTGGACGGGGTTCTCCTGCCGGGCCTTCTCCGGCCTGCCGGAGTTTCTCCGGCTCTCCGCCGCGTCGGCAGTCATGCTCTGCCTGGAGACCTGGTACGCGCAGATCACCGTGCTCATCGCCGGGTTGCTCAAGGACCCGGAGATCGCGCTCGATTCCCTCGCGGTGTG CATGTCCGTGGCAGGATGGTCGTTCATGGTGTCGGTAGGCTTCAACGCTGCTGCGAG TGTGAGGGTGAGCAACGAGCTCGGGGCCGGGCACGCCAAGGCGGCGTCCTTCTCCGTCAAGGTGGTGACCGCGGTgtcggcggcggtggcgtgcgccatcgccgccgccgtgctgtGCCTCCGCGACCGCATCGGCTACGTCTTCACCAGGGGGGACGACGTcgcgcgcgccgcctccgccatgGCCCCGCTGCTCGCCGTCACCATCGTCCTCGACGGCATCCAGCCTGTCCTGTCAG GTGTGGCGGTTGGCTGCGGTTGGCAGGCGTTCGTGGCGTATGTGAACATCGCGTGCTACTACGGCATCGGGATCCCCCTCGGCTGCGTCCTGGGGTTTCACTTTGATCTGGGCGCCATG GGAATATGGGGTGGGATGATCGGTGGATTGGTTGCTCAGACGCTTACGCTTATCTGGATCACACTCCGTACCGATTGGAACAAAGAG GTGGAACAAGCGCGCATGAGGCTAAATAAATGGGAAGACAAGAAGAAGCCCCTATTGGCGGAAGATTGA